A part of Geothrix oryzae genomic DNA contains:
- a CDS encoding ABC transporter permease, with amino-acid sequence MLLWRQFAMEWRLYGRDRVAMFWTFAFPVILLMGFGTIFRDGGGPKLSVVRVQSPNPSAHDAALDQALTDLQLKVQTLPKAEAEARWTRGETAAQLEPDGEGYRLRLNSYLMAQAGATAGLVNQAWLVAQARLSGAPEPQRIPVQVESPGHKRSTNYASFLLPGLLGLNLVSMGLFSVGMVNVSYREKGKFRRLAVTPLPKWVFLLGQVLHRLTVTVIQAAILLLVGRLAFGIQNQGSFLDLLLIMTLGTGCFMAFGFALSGFAETSEGYAAISNLVFFPLMLLSGVYFTLDAAPAWLQHTVAILPLAPFLRALRAVFNDGGSLVGHGTGLAIVAAWALAAFALAVRRFRWA; translated from the coding sequence ATGCTGCTCTGGAGGCAATTCGCCATGGAATGGCGGCTCTACGGCCGCGATCGCGTGGCCATGTTCTGGACCTTCGCCTTCCCGGTGATCCTGCTCATGGGATTCGGAACGATCTTCCGGGATGGGGGCGGGCCGAAGCTCTCGGTGGTCCGGGTGCAGTCCCCGAACCCCTCCGCCCACGATGCGGCCCTGGACCAGGCCCTCACGGACCTCCAGCTCAAGGTCCAGACACTGCCGAAAGCCGAGGCCGAGGCCCGGTGGACGCGCGGGGAGACCGCCGCCCAGCTCGAACCGGACGGCGAAGGCTACCGCCTGCGGCTGAACAGCTACCTCATGGCCCAGGCCGGGGCCACGGCCGGGCTCGTGAACCAGGCTTGGCTGGTGGCCCAGGCCCGCCTGAGCGGGGCGCCCGAGCCCCAGCGCATCCCGGTCCAGGTGGAAAGCCCCGGCCACAAGCGCTCGACCAACTACGCCTCGTTCCTGCTCCCGGGCCTGCTGGGCCTGAACCTCGTCAGCATGGGCCTCTTCAGCGTGGGCATGGTGAATGTCTCCTACCGGGAGAAGGGCAAGTTCCGACGCCTGGCGGTGACGCCCCTGCCCAAGTGGGTCTTCCTGCTGGGACAGGTGCTGCACCGGCTCACGGTCACCGTGATCCAGGCTGCGATCCTGCTGCTGGTGGGCCGCCTGGCCTTCGGCATCCAGAACCAGGGCTCCTTCCTCGACCTGCTGCTCATCATGACCCTGGGCACGGGCTGCTTCATGGCCTTCGGGTTCGCCCTGAGCGGCTTCGCGGAAACTTCCGAAGGCTACGCCGCCATCTCGAACCTGGTGTTCTTCCCCCTCATGCTGCTCAGCGGCGTCTACTTCACGCTGGATGCGGCCCCGGCCTGGCTCCAGCACACCGTGGCGATCCTCCCGCTCGCGCCCTTCCTCCGGGCCCTCCGGGCCGTCTTCAACGATGGGGGGAGCCTCGTGGGCCACGGAACCGGGCTCGCCATCGTGGCGGCCTGGGCCCTGGCCGCCTTCGCCCTGGCCGTTCGCCGGTTCCGCTGGGCCTGA